Within Vicia villosa cultivar HV-30 ecotype Madison, WI linkage group LG1, Vvil1.0, whole genome shotgun sequence, the genomic segment CAAGTGCATGAATCACCCCCGGAGTCCTCTTTCGGAGCATCCTTGAAGGTATTCCTAACATCACCACCCATCCTGGCACGCCCAATAACAGGTTTACCTTAATATCTTTATTTGTCTGTTACTGACTAGGCGTTTAGCTCAGTAGTCATCCAAGGAACAAATAAATTGGAATGACATGTCTATTTCATGAGCAAAATGTTGAAGGGTGTTGGGGCTCTTTATCAGAAGATAGAAAGGCTCACATTGGTGGTAGTGATAACTACAAGAAATCTCGTTCCTTATTTGTAAGGACATCAAATATTGGTAAAACTAGACTATCATGTACACCAGGTCCACAAATTAAGAAGCCAGATCTGGCAGGAAGAATGGAATCTTGAGAATTTGAACTATATGAATATGATAACTAGTATATTCCTAGATAAAGTATCAAGTGCAGGTCCTAGCATACTTTCTGAGAGAGTTCAACATGCTAATTGGCGAGGAGATTTCCCCCGCCTAGATCCTTTCGATGGACGAAGCCTCTAATGTTATAGGGAGTTGCATTGGGATAATTCTTAGCACTTCAAAACGTTTGAGATAATTCACGTTCCTAGAGAATAAAACTTTGGGATATATCTTCTATCCAAGTCCAAACTAGCTAGTTCAAAGAAAGCATAATTCAACCGTACTATAATTCAAGAAACGCTCGATATCCCTAGCATATAGTCGGGGAAGAAATCACTATCGATATCGCCCCGAATGGCAGGTGGATGACACCTATAATCAATTATCTACAATCAGACAAGTTACCACAAGAAAAGTTAGAAGCAAAGCAAATCCCTAATCATGTAACAAAGTACAATCTTGTGTCGGTGAAGCTCTACAAATGGCAAGAGTCACTATTATGTTAAAGTGTCTAGGGGAACAAAAGATCGCCCCAGTCTTAGCTGAAGTTCATCAAGGGGCATGTAGCATCCATATTGGTGGGCGATACTTGACCCACAAGTTGTTATGAGTAGGTTATTATTGTCCTTCATTAATGAGATACATCACGACTTTCGTCAAGAAATGCGAGAAATGACTGAGACTTGTTAATCTACTCCATGTGCCATCCAAACTCCTCTACTTTGTAACAATGCCTTGTCCATCTTAACATAGAGGCGTTGACAACGTAGGACCCTTTCCTATGTCACCTGGCCAACTAAAGTTCCTGATCATGGGAGTAGACTACTTAACAAAGTGAATAAATGTAGAAGTTATATACAAGATTATGGGAGGAAGACTTCACTGCTTTTATTGGAAGAAGATTATGTGCAAGTTTCTCAAATAATGGAATTCAGTTCTCCAGTACTACTATGATCTATTGCTACAGGGACATGGGAGTAAAAATCAATTACTATTAGTCGTTCGCCTACAAGTGAATGGACAAGAAGAATCAACCAATAAAGTGATACTGAAGGGGATCAAGAAAAAGGTAAATGATGCCAAAGTATTGTGAGCTGAGCAGTTGAATGGAATATTATGGTCATATCAGACTACACCTGACTCCACCACCAGGAAAACCCCCTTTACGCAAGTGTGTGGGACGGACACCATGCTGCCATTTGAAATTGACACGCCATCATGACGATGCTACCATTTCAATGAGGAAGAAAATGAAGTGGGGTCAATATGCATCGCTGACCTAATAAATCAAACCAAATGTTTCCCACATACAAGAGTGTGCATTATACCTAAACCGCGCATTGAGTCAACAAACGTTACATAGGAAGTTATGGGATTTAACTAGACTTCATATATTTTAGGAAACCAACCACTCATTCTTGGAGAGATTGTTATATTATAGGAAGACTCGAATTTAGGCCTTTGGACTATAAATACATCAGTATTGTGATACTCAAGGACTAACTACAACATATACAAAAATGCATATACAATAGCTTCTCACCTTACGTGAGCTAGCTCTTAATACCATAATAATCCTAAAGCCTTTGATACTATTAACCACTATGAATTGTTACGTATTTAAAGGATACACATTTATCTTGTAATCATGTTTTTGTAAatgtaaaaaattatttaattagttaaaaatatttaaaaacttatttgtatttttattattcataattatatatttttccgtatttaactattattttgttaattaattcaataatttaatatattaatggAAAGCTTAAAAAATGCAAAggaatgaagagaattattttgataatttttcccCACAAAATAGAGTAGTTTGAGTTGTTGGAGAaataaattaaaacgaagagtagTTTTGGATTTTTCgtcaaaaaaaagaatgaaatattattataatcaaactTATAAAATAACATTTCTCTTCGAATATTGTCACATAAAATGGACGACCACTTTTGCAATATCTTTTGTGCACACCAAATCTATGAGGAAAAATAATTTAACTTGACAGTTtacataattaaaatttaattagattaacGTCTTAACAATCTATATTATATTATAAGTACAACGACCCAAGAGCACTCGAATGAGATGGAAAAAATCTCTTCTAATTTACCTGAGATTCTGAATTCGAATCTAACCCAAGACACGCAATCTACACATAACAATCTCTTGATATTATATTATAAGTATGATGACCCGAGAACACTCAAATGAGATGGGAAGAAATCTCTTCAAATTTACTCGAAATTTTGGATTCGAATCTAACCCAAGACATGCAATTTGCACATAAGCAATTTAACAATCTATATTGTTTATACAAAaaagtattttattatcattcaTCATATCCAACCTAATGAACTATAACAAAATTCTTAGGATAAGAAAAGTTAGAAACTCTCCaactatataattttttttggctacttgtgaagaagtaagtcataaaaatataaaaaatcatgAAATTTCATCTTTAAAATTGAACTAACACTATTAGCATCTAAATAAGCTTCTTCTTTTGGAAGTATCTTTTCAAATGCCACAATTGCAAAACTGAAACTGCAATGCAGATGCCCAAGGACATAATACTAAACCATGCCACTCTTGAATTTGTTACCTCACTCACTGCCCTCATCTCTGCTTCTCTGATAAATATCACAAAAAAATAAAGGATAAAACATAAAAgttaaaatcaatttcaaataaaaaaatagtattttgaCTAAATATCTCTGTAAAATATATGTTTGAAATCACAGTGAGTTTGATAAAATCACGAAAATACTGTGATTATGCTGGAGCTCTAGAATCTAGCTTTTGTATAATCATACCGGTAGAAGTGAGTTTGACAAAATCACAGTAGTACTGAGATTATGTTGAAGTTCTTGAGTATAGATTTTGTATAATCATACCGGCTCAACGTGATTTTTCAAAATTCACCGTGAATCCAAATAAGCACTAAGAGATTAGTTTGCTATAGACACTTAACATTACCTGCCCCTAAGATAGATCAAATTCTCATGGATAGCTTCCACTGACCCTTCTAGCTTTCTCAACTCAAGCTCTACTCCCTAAGCATCAATCATAGACGATGAAAATCAAATTTCGATCAACCAATATCAATTATATAGAATCATCGAATCAATCATAACCAATTTTTGTCACCGCAGAACTATCCTTGAGAGGCGAAAATAAAAAGTTGTACAAGAAACTCATGTGATTGAAATGTTTTACCTCAATCTTGTCTTTTCTAGCAACAGAATCCCAATCTTTGGCTGCAACTCCAATTTTCCAATCAAGGTTCATGTTGACATCTGCACCTGAAGGGTTGTGTGCAACCCAAAAGCATGCTAGGTAGTTCCCACTCTCTTGAGTTGTAAATGCAAAATTACCAACTGTAGCATTCTCATTATGATGAAGAGTGTTTCCATATGGCGAGCTTAcctaaagaaaacaaattatcatataaATTGTCTCAAGGTTGTCAATCGTACCGCAGTTAACGTAAAGAACAACTACATGTTAAAATTTGAGGTAGGATCGTTAGAATCACAATGAGCCATCATGATCTCATGTAGCTTCAAGAAAATCACGGTGCCATATGATTTTGTTAAATCTTGATGGCTCATCAAAACATACACACAAGTCATCGCGATTTTGGTAAAAACTACACTTTGTAACTTCAACAAAATCACGGTGTCACAGTGATATTGCGTATCTGGTTATAAATGGGAAACCAAAAGAGACGACGTCTAT encodes:
- the LOC131625639 gene encoding transmembrane emp24 domain-containing protein p24delta4-like; its protein translation is MEKNRASIMVSSTLLFFLFFSTCDAIWLTLPGSSGTKCVSEEIQHNVVVLADYAVLPVEAYHPTISVKVSSPYGNTLHHNENATVGNFAFTTQESGNYLACFWVAHNPSGADVNMNLDWKIGVAAKDWDSVARKDKIEGVELELRKLEGSVEAIHENLIYLRGREAEMRAVSEVTNSRVAWFSIMSLGICIAVSVLQLWHLKRYFQKKKLI